CCGTCACCAACATGTTTTTTGGAAACCTAATTATCATGAACCTGCAAAAGAATTTGAACTTAAAACCGTAACCTATGGGCTTACTTCCAGTGCTTATTTAGCGCAACGCACATTGCAACAACTTGTCAAGGATGAAGGAGAAGCATTCCCTCTGGCAAGTAAAGTTTTAACAAGTCAAACTTATGTTGATGACCTGCTGGGAGGaagtaacaatttttctgaagCACAAACGCTTATTTCTGAACTGATTGAGTTATTGTCGCTTGGCTCCTTTGAACTTCGGAAATGGAACTCTAATACTCCTGAATTGATCGCTAACTTGCCTGCagaatttttggaaaatcaagATTGTATGTTTGATGACAACGCTACTGCAAAAGTTCTTGGAATTGTCTACAGCCCGCTCGCGGACAACTTTCGCTATTTCATTTCTCCTTTTAATGGGCAAATCACTAAAAGAACCGTTCTATCATTCATCGCTCGAGTCTACGACCCCCTTGGGTGGCTCACTCCTCTCATAATGCTGTTCAAGCTATTCATGCGCACGCTGTGGTCTCAGCAATTAGCTTGGGACACTGAGGTTCCAGCCTCACTTCGAGCTCATTGGGAGCTGATTACCGCTGAAATTTCCCGTTTGGACAATGTTGTAATCCCGCGTTTACTCGCCTGTAACCGCTCTACTACCCGGCTGCTTGGATTCGCCGATGCCTCCGAAAAGGGGTTTGCTGCTTGTATATATATTCATGAAGAGACTGAAAATAGATATGTTAACTGCCGTCTCATAGCCGCCAAAAGTCATGTCGCCCCGCTGAAAACTATGACAATTCCACGCCTGGAATTGATGGGTTGTTTGCTGCTTGCTCGTTTACTATCCGCCATCTTACCTACGCTGTCCGAATATGATTTACAAGAAATTCGACTCTACACCGATTCCAAGACTGCCTTGGATTGGATCAACACACCCACATACAAATTGCAGATTTTTGTTGCCAACAGAGTACAGCAAATTACTCAGTTAACAAAACTTGAGTCATGGCATCACGTTACTTCTGCTAACAACTGTGCAGATATTGCTTCGAGAGGCTTGACTCCCGCTGAAATCGTCTCCTGCCATGATTGGTGGCACACTACCAATGCGTTTCGTTGTCTCGCCACTGACTTTCCCGTGTCCAATCATCTTGTTTCCAACATTGTACCTGAGATGAAAACTAACCCGCTGTACATTCTCGCTACTGTTGAAGAACCAATTGAGAATCGTTTGTATACCGCTATAGAACGTGTATCCAAATTTGGAAAGCTATGTCGTATTTTTGTCTACATACTAAGATTTGTCAACCGCATCAAACCAGCCCGTTATGAATATCGCTGCAAAATAGTCAAACAGATTGAAACCTGTGAAACGCCTGCCTCAATTGACACCACCGCCTGTGAAGCTGAAATAGCTAGAAAACTCATTGTTCATGTTGTGCAACGGGATAAATTTCAGAAGGAAATAACAGAGTTGAAAGCTGGAAAATGTCCTAAGCATCTACTAACGTTGCAACCGTACATTGATGATTACGATTTGATACGCTTATCTGGTCGTCTTGAGCACGCTCCGATTTCTAGTGAAGCTAGAAATCCATTATTGCTGCCGAAAAATGAGCATGTATCCTCACTCATCATTCGACACATACATCTTCAAAATTGTCATGCCGGTCCCCGCACCACACAAGCAGCTGTTTGCCAACAGTATTGGATAATCTCTGCCCGCAATCAAGTTCGCCGCATAATACATCAATGTGTCATTTGTAACCGCTTTTGCCGCACCAACCTACAGCAACGTATGGCCCCGCTACCTGCTGAACGAGTCACCGCCAATAGACCATTCAATTTAACTGGCTTGGACTTTGCTGGTCCTTTCTCATGCAAAACATCTTTATTGAAACGCACACAAACAACAAAAGGTTATCTGTGCATATTTGTATGTTTGACCACCAAAGCTACTCATCTAGAGTTCCTGTCCTCGATGTCTGTCAACAACTTCATCGCCGCTCTACACCGATTTATTGCCCGCAGAGGTGCGCCGCACACTCTGTTTTCAGACAACGCTAAGACTTTCACATCCGCCGCAAGAAAAATGTATGAGTTAGAAAAACTCTTGAAGACGATGCCCTCTGAAGTGAAGTGCTTTCTGTCTAACTACGGCATAAACTGGAAGTTCATTCCCCCTTATGCTCCGCATCAAGGAGGCATATGGGAAGCCGCCGTCAAATCCGCCAAAACACTGCTACACCGCTGTATTGGGGACACAGCTCTTACATACGAAGAGTATGACACCATTTTCGTTAgaattgaaagtattctaaataGTCGACCGCTTACAGAATTGTCCTCTGAACCTGCTGAAGCTGCCTCCGTGCTCACTCCCGGGCACTTCCTAATTGGTAGACCTCTTACCGCACCACCGCAACCCATAGAGACGAAGGAACTATTGGTCGCACGCCGCTGGAGACTTACAAACCAAATGACCCAATATTTCTGGAATCGCTGGTCCAAGGAGTACCTATGCACCTTGATCAATCGCACAAAATGGAAAACCGCTGAAAGAAACTTGCAACTTAACGATTTGGTCATAATCAAATCTGTCAACACCTCTCCTCTCAGCTGGCCGTTAGGCAGGATTATTGCGCTACACCCTGGTAAAGATGGACTAGTACGTGTAGTCACTATCAAATGCGCATCTGGGAACATTGTTCGAGACATACGCAAAGTTCACCGCATCATTTGAAACCTTCTACAAGTTACCGCACACACCGCATGAAGACCGCCTCGCTCACATCCGTGAGGATTGTTATTGTCTACACCGCTGCTACTGTCTACACCGCCGTTCCTGTCTACACTGCTGTTTCTGTCTACACCGCTGCTCCTAGCTACACCACTGTTCCTGTCTGCGCCACCTTTCTGGTCATTTGTGCAACGCTCTCACTGTGTATTGTCACCGACCCGCTGGAGATTGTTTCCACCGCTATGAAAAACTGTTCGTTTTTGAGGGGGGGGTATGTTACCGCCAATATAACTTCGGCAGTTTCCCTCTTATATCTGTCGGTAAGTTGGCTGTGTGTTTTGAATCAACCGCGCTCACCCATGGCCATCTAAcatgccactgccatcagccgCAATGATATCGCCAAGCCCATTGTAGATGGCACTGCTCTCTCTCTCGGCTTGTTCCACTCCCCACTACTACTTCGCCCGTTTCCGCTTTGTCAAGATGGCTTGTTCTAAAACGTGCACTaacgctaccaatttttcctcccTTTGAAAGAACTTATAAATGTACGACCTCTTTGCTGCGACATGGGCCCATGTTTTCCCCCCAGCCAGTGCAAGTGATTTCTTATTACAATAACGTGCTACCGCCTACCCGAACGAGAAAACCGCTGTTACAGTCCGCTGCGAACCCGCCATCCTTGTACGAGAAGCTTTTTAAAGGTAACGACTTTATTTTGAGCTACTAAGTAACGTGATTTGAAGCCCATTACATTGGCTCTAACATGgcctaatcacaaaatacattttttataatgcagctagtagttttcacaaacagatttattaaaaataacatcataatttgacttagaagtatttcattacattctaagtcctaaacttccattatccttgttgcacctcaaaatattgtaaacccatagtttatcaatataataacaaaactaacctgactattagagcatttactttgtctttggtacctatctatgaattaatcttctcttaatttataatttaaaatcacttggaaacaatattaaatagatTGTTATAGTAATAACTTGATCAGAGtcagtgtaattgaatattgaaagactgccattggaaaaatataaaataggtactatttttctggttgaccattgctaccaaactcatttaaaactacaatagtaatgtatttgaaaaacttattcatgctctattgaTCGATATATTGCGTGATGCCAGGTATATCAATGTgaatagtataaattaaaacaggagacacacaacatagatagattaaaaacactgaaaaacttacattataatcagaaatttttaatgaactgtgtcccctttctcaaccgagcagagagtgtaatgtaagtttttcagtgtttttaatctatctatgtcgtgtgtcacctgttttaatttatattataaaactttaaagtgttttctgttatgtgctatgaaTGTCAGTATatacttatagtatttatatctaatgtaaatagtttattgaggcccagttcacttctaatttattcaaagtccaaactatgtcttatcattgatgattaacttcacattaTCTCCAAAATGAATATgctgaaagattatgtttcttttttcaggtaccatttacaaacaaaatattgaagagaatgtgctcAAAGGAAATGCATATGAATTCTTTTTTGTTGACCAGGATGGAACAATTCTTTGGAACCTATAGTTAGAATAAGTTAGTTAGGTAAGAtgaaattccactcattttttaaactttatataggcgatgtcattttatacagtttcccattttttaaaaaggtttatccacttcaatgttttattatcgatttgatggtagatattcaaatagtaagaTTTAACTATGGTACGTgactaaaataatagaaaaactgactgaattttgaaatcattaatagcttacaggaaatcttaatatttcgaaactacgtgaaaccacatgagatcaagatggacagttgagaagagtgcttaaaaaacaatgtattcacttatcatttTACAGGGAatagagttattcataatatttgggattccttccataaagaaataattaatgtaacattatctaataatgtgataacattacatcaataatttgatgttaaaattgtttttaaaacactcttctcaactgtccatcttgatcttgagTGGATGATGACTTTATAAATGACCATACATTAGAACTATGaatagatgacttcaaaaattcacccagcaagtgctggtagaaaacactgaataatagcTTTTAATGACAGTCATTccaccttttaaaatttatgattaaattcatgGATGAAATACCCACATTGTtctgagagagatttatgtatttgcagtttggtattcattttcaaatcacttagttctacttataatgttgtagataatcatcatttcagattaagcaattaatttattgattatttccatttgtttcattaaacttgtttctctaaatgtagaactaaaaattactttatgcagtacattttggaAGAGTTAAGTAAACCAAACGAtcgagaagtaggcctactgaccacagaaataaataaataattgttcatggtatccaaaaatatattgttcaccaacaagttcttttgacctaggggcacactgattaatcccaattcctgcatggagatttatttattcaatcattcagaattacacaaaaCTAACAAattgatgctaataataattcaactgaatgttggtttattggaatttctcatataatattactttgtcaTTATTGGGGGGTTCCTtcccaagaaatataattaaaaacttatacagattacaatcaatttcagaattcactttgcaaagtttttttttataatgaataataaattatctataactttttgatttcaggcctagtgatgtaccagccagaagtagaggatgacaaagaaaatcaactatgaataatattccatggatatgattcatgtatgatgtagtagcctacagaagaaagagatggactaatctaagaaatatattcattttttcagtacatcttgatgtgtttatttcatgttattcataataatatcttctttttctgatcgctcctgctaactgctttaattcaggtagttttgaagaaaacagAAATAGTTTGCGAGtgacatgaaattaataaaatatgttttaattgtttatacttgagggatttttaaaactatatttaaCCCAAAAGCATCGAACTCTTATTAACAACTTTATTGGTTCTGTATGTCTTCTGCTTTTTTggaactaataaaattatttaacattgcTGACTGGCAAATGCTATAGGTAACACGTAgttaaataatagacttgaattggatataaaatagggtatcacaattattatgtattgtattaagaattaagtaatagtacttatttactgcattgaaggggtaataattctttgaatatgaaaaataacttaagcaaaagttgaaaatatgatgttccaagccacatcaaatataatcactttcaattctaccttctaggctatatttccaaggttttgattaaaattgataagcttctagaacattatagtgaataaggagtttgaaaggctactctaattctaattaataccctaataaagtattaattttaatagggcaactttaatggttaattgtagaaaataactagtaggcctaccctaaaatattcaaaataagcatgaccagtttctaattatgtcattgtcaagagagtccttattgaaaatgtcgaaactaatcatgtttcattttggaatatcacaagggtactagttaccttctataattaataaatattcatccattttaaaataggctatgTGTTATTTAAAGTACCATAACAGAACTCGTTTATTAAAGCAAGATATAgttatctcaacaataattattattagaattagttcgcctgtttgaatacactttgtacatgtcatatgtgttaatctataataataatttccaatattcgTATAGCTTTTACTGGTGAGGAGTCCCTAATTGAACATTGCCTGAGAAGGCATATTGATTTAGGCAGTCAATTGGCCTCACGATTCTTATACATGATTgtatatcagccgggaccgtacccatccaatgatcaaaaaggggactgctaaaataaaattgcctaaaaaacgtttacaatattgatatcccttggtgtaatataacccgtagattccaaaaatgccaaaagtaaagcacttatttattatttatttattgatttttttttcgatagagcttcaataggcctttgaagttgaatacggtactcatagtaggtaggcctacctataaacgatgtgattcaaagaacatgcattgactctgaaggcaattgattctagttaataaaataattataataatatcttattaataatggaatgcttctagttaataaaataattataataatatcttattaataatggaatgcttctagttaataaaataattataataatatcttattaataatggaatgcttctagttaataaaataattataataatatcttattaataatggaatgcttctagttaataaaataattataataatatcttattaataatggaatgcttctagttaataaaataattataataatatcttattaataatggaatgcttctagttaataaaataattataataatatcttattaataatggaatgcttctagttaataaaataattataataatatcttattaataatggaatgcttctagttaataaaataattataataatatcttattaataatggaatgcttctagttaataaaataattataataatatcttattaataatggaatgcttctagttaataaaataattataataatatcttattaataatggaatgcttctagttaataaaataattataataatatcttattaataatggaatgcttctagttaataaaataattataataatatcttattaataatggaatgcttctagttaataaaataattataataatatcttattaataatggaatgcttctagttaataaaataattataataatatcttattaataatggaatgcttctagttaataaaataattataataatatcttattaataatggaatgcttctagttaataaaacaatatcttattaataatgaaatacaatcagttacttcaaataatttacccttacaaatttcaagcataggaaatgaaaagttaactcttagattgacatgcctataaagcatagaattttgcataattattgaagtaactaataattgtggaaaagttatctgagttttaaaaagcaattaattcactttattgaattaaatctccaataatcatttcagaattaccttttggacaacccaaaaagttcattacccataacacataaagcaaaattcatgtcaaagaactagttctttgaatgtTACTGTTTCTGCCCGCCTGGGTGTGCTGCAATCGATTCTgcttctgcccgttacgaaaacacagctTTATCAAGATAagtgattatttattgatatgaaAAGACGCAAATCAGGTGATTTGGACCAGAGTTTTGCAACTGCAGATGAGATTAGTTGGTTTTGTGTTGACTAGTTCAGGTCATGATGATGGCTTTTCTGATGAGATGATTGAATTCTTAGCAACTCTTCAGAGAATTCCACTTCTTGGGGAGCATTTTGAATGgattattatatgaattattatgagaattattatgaatggataattattcaaataagtcGTCTTTTATGGTTCATTATTGTGATAATTGTACTATTGAAAACTAATTATCAAGGAgttttacttttatttattataatattgtttttatagtttAATTCGTGCATCATGTGAATCATTTCaagattcatttgatttgattatgtgttattatattgttgatattgATATGTGAGCTGACGTTGTTGTAACATTTTGCCAATGTTCTaactacataatttattttgaattgtgaTTCACCTTGATGTGTAATgggattaaattttgaacaaaagtaGACCATATGCAACGGACTACTCCTACCACAATTCTGATTGGAACATTCATTCAATTGAAACTACTTAATCAGTTTTGCCAGTttgtactttaatttttattttcacataaaaCTGATATAAATGTGAGATTCTTGTATCTTTGTGAGTTCTCAGAGTATAAAAGATGATGCTGACAACAAAATGCACTCGGTCTTACAATGTTGTCAGACAGTGAACGTGAACGTTATCTGCTTAATGCAGTGAGTGAGCTTGAAGCTGAACTGAATTATCATGGTATAATGACATTGAGTGACTTTTTCAAGGAGAGCGGTCATTTAGAGTTTTGTGCAGATCGTGAATCTCATAGTTGTGCATGCATACGACTCAGGCAGAAGCAGCAGGCTGTTGTTGATGCAGTCAAGGATAGCAACGTTTTCTATGTATGTGATGATCTTCACAACCCATTGAGAAATACTCATGTAACCTCCACCGATGTGAAATGTTTCCTGCTGAAAGTTTTCACGCAAACTATGAAAAGTATCAAGGATAATATCAACAAGAGGGCAATGCGTCATTGCCCACCAGGACTTGCAATGAAATTCACTGTCATGTTTGATGACACTTGCATACTGCTAAAATCTTTCTTCAAGTTGGATAAGGGTGAATGGCTGCTATTGTTAATCTTGAGAAGGTACCCAACTGGAGGGATAAGGATGTGAAGATTGTGTTGAGTGTTCTCAATCAAGACCAATACTACAAGTGTGATTTTATATGCGGACAACAATCTAAATGTCTACTGGGACTGGGTCAAAAGGAGATTAAATTTGCaggatttacaaaaattgagagtACAGGACATGTGAAACGATTCAGGCTGGAGGATGGAACATCTGGTGATTCAGCTTTTGAGATTAGCATCTACAAGGCTATACGCAGACCTATGCCACTGCCATCTACTGGGGGATATGATGAAGTTGATGGACCATGCAATGTTCGTGAAAGGAATAAGCCATCAGTTGAGCGTTATGTCACCAACAATGATTATAGCCGAGGAGAAAGACTTCTTCAGCTGTATATTCTGTTCAATACTGAAGATTAATTATATGTTTGTCAATAAATACTATGTGTAATAAGCCATTTGTTATTATTGACTATCCTACTTCCTCATTTTCAGTCACttttcagtcactgttcagtcactgttcacttAGAgctcatataggtaagaaatcaccttactaTACTTTCAACGAAGTACTGGTGAAATGATAGTTCAACAGATTTGATAGTACTCCTGAGTTGATCCATCAACTGAGTTGATCCAAGCTTCTTTCTATTTGTTGATTCAAGTGAATTGATAGTTCAACCGATTTGATAGTACTCCTGAGTTGGAGGCAACAAGTTCATCAGATCATGATGTTGGCAGAAGTCATGATTAACCAACTTCCTGCATAAagataagtttatcagagtaggaTGATTCCTATTGTATTGAATGACTAACAGTATAGGATATAATTTATGCTTTATCTCACACCCTGTGCTTACTCTAGAAGTTGAAGGTTGTATGGAATAAAATGTGCAACAATTGTGGTATTACTTGATGTTTATTTACAGTGTatgcatgaaaatatatatatagtgcaCAAAGATAATATTTCAGTCCAATATATCAAGAACTATCCAGTGATACAAATCTCCTAGTCGATTGcttatttcacaaaatcctcTGCCGAACATGAATTTCAAGATGACTGCTCCCTTGCATAGATCGGTGCAGCAGCTTGATACTTCAGCGTCGTGGAAGATGTATGTCAATGTCTTCAAGAAGTTTTGAGCCGTTCCAAACGGTTCAGGCAGGTCCTTATCTCCAAAGTTTAGGAATGGTTGTATGATCCATTGGTTGCTGGTTACTAGTAGACAGTCTCCACACTCACGCATGTCTACTTGCTCCACTGCAGGCTGATGTTGTTACTGGGTCTGGCACAGTGGTAGGAGTTGTAGTAGCAGCAGTACTAGTTGGAGTAGTACTAGCAGGAGTTGTAGTGCTAGCAGGAGTTGTAGTAATAGCTTGAGTAGTTGTGATGATAGCAGCAAGAGTTGTTGTAGCAGTTGCAGTACTCACTGGAGTAGTAATAACAATGGATGCTTGTTCTTCACAGTACGGTGCACAGACCTCACTGACCTTACAACAACCACTTCCAGAAAGTCCAACAATTGAGAGTACAGGACATGTGAAACGATTCAGGCTGGAGGATGGAACATCTGGTGATTCAGCTTTTGAGATTAGCATCTACAAGGCTATACGCAGACCTATGCCACTGCCATCTACTGGGGGATATGATGAAGTTGATGGACCATGCAATGTTCGTGAAAGGAATAAGCCATCAGTTGAGCGTTATGTCACCAACAATGATTATAGCCGAGGAGAAAGACTTCTTCAGCTGTATATTCTGTTCAATACTGAAGATTAATTATATGTTTGTCAATAAATACTATGTGTAATAAGCCATTTGTTATTATTGACTATCCTACTTCCTCATTTTCAGTCACttttcagtcactgttcacttAGAgctcatataggtaagaaatcaccttactaTACTTTCAACGAAGTACTGGTGAAATGATAGTTCAACAGATTTGATAGTACTCCTGAGTTGATCCATCAACTGAGTTGATCCAAGCTTCTTTCTATTTGTTGGTTCAAGTGAATTGATAGTTCAACCGATTTGATAGTACTCCTGAGTTGGAGGCAACAAGTTCATCAGATCATGATGTTGGCAGAAGTCATGATTAACCAACTTCCTGCATAAagataagtttatcagagtaggaTGATTCCTATTGTATTGAATGACTAACAGTATAGGATATAATTTATGCTTTATCTCACACCCTGTGCTTACTCTAGAAGTTGAAGGTTGTATGGAATAAAATGTGCAACAATTGTGGTATTACTTGATGTTTATTTACAGTGTatgcatgaaaatatatatatagtgcaCAAAGATAATATTTCAGTCCAATATATCAAGAACTATCCAGTGATACAAATCTCCTAGTCGATTGcttatttcacaaaatcctcTGCCGAACATGAATTTCAAGATGACTGCTCCCTTGCATAGATCGGTGCAGCAGCTTGATACTTCAGCGTCGTGGAAGATGTATGTCAATGTCTTCAAGAAGTTTTGAGCCGTTCCAAACGGTTCAGGCAGGTCCTTATCTCCAAAGTTTAGGAATGGTTGTATGATCCATTGGTTGCTGGTTACTAGTAGACAGTCTCCACACTCACGCATGTCTACTTGCTCCACTGCAGGCTGATGTTGTTACTGGGTCTGGCACAGTGGTAGGAGTTGTAGTAGCAGCAGTACTAGTTGGAGTAGTACTAGCAGGAGTTGTAGTGCTAGCAGGAGTTGTAGTAATAGCTTGAGTAGTTGTGATGATAGCAGCAAGAGTTGTTGTAGCAGTTGCAGTACTCACTGGAGTAGTAATAACAATGGATGCTTGTTCTTCACAGTACGGTGCACAGACCTCAACTGAC
Above is a window of Nilaparvata lugens isolate BPH chromosome 4, ASM1435652v1, whole genome shotgun sequence DNA encoding:
- the LOC120351178 gene encoding uncharacterized protein LOC120351178; its protein translation is MAEVLLLNKLKRTQLSLCALANKYEFEIPIKLCDYYLDLNKKFEKLADDFNNLQRDEMPLATLTEFDNVQKEFQDTFDQIKLKEEVNTCTPTESKASNFIKPQLSIPVFSGDMEQWASFKNVFEAAVHNCKDFSNDEKYYLLVSYLRGDALCLVQNFADTENAYKLAFESLHNRYDNKRYRAYALYSKITNFQPKGSLVEVLRHFAIELGSAKQSLFNLKLNHADFLITMICLQKLPNAVRAKFENSLGPDDLPAFDHLMKFISNQEKSLEVTAINEVSEQLSSASYTAIPTAKVKTEDHSQVVKPQFTENKSGSNLCVLCNIPHPLYKCERFRKEPINKRMDIVKQNRRCFGCLGSHLKAKCNSLSSCRACKSIHHHTLLCKNNESSQSFLIAERRPDRYPSGSHNRPTISSYQPASTSGGASCRSPPPGFEPMSTQRFTDDIHSSQYVSNSCCTDSRIPQNTASPSRSSSSPFGTAPVTNISTPTRSSSTGMPDTFSGCAQVKAVHASALLGTAIVAVVDQYNRSQLLRAVLDCGSMRSIITTRAAQQLGITIMPARIQINGISEQATAVKGTTHLTLLSRPQFNTFLQTEALVLEQIAGDLPAFPISSELKTSLSHLDLADPGFDQPNRIDLLIGADIYPNVFVSSANAIIPGNPAAFATIFGYVLSGKLNIEDSPAPLHQMQLICTMFAREEPLAEVMNKFWETEDVQINAKLLSPEDELCEQLYESTTYRNDEGRYVVALPFKPSAPVLVSNRKQAYRSHLGLLKRLENSSELKKKYDNFMTEYHELGHLELAKSASDYVIPHHAVFKNKDPTQKIRVVFNASSKDTNGHSLNENLLPGPKLQSNIIQVLTKFRTYKYIVLSDCKQMYRQILLRPEDCRHQHVFWKPNYHEPAKEFELKTVTYGLTSSAYLAQRTLQQLVKDEGEAFPLASKVLTSQTYVDDLLGGSNNFSEAQTLISELIELLSLGSFELRKWNSNTPELIANLPAEFLENQDCMFDDNATAKVLGIVYSPLADNFRYFISPFNGQITKRTVLSFIARVYDPLGWLTPLIMLFKLFMRTLWSQQLAWDTEVPASLRAHWELITAEISRLDNVVIPRLLACNRSTTRLLGFADASEKGFAACIYIHEETENRYVNCRLIAAKSHVAPLKTMTIPRLELMGCLLLARLLSAILPTLSEYDLQEIRLYTDSKTALDWINTPTYKLQIFVANRVQQITQLTKLESWHHVTSANNCADIASRGLTPAEIVSCHDWWHTTNAFRCLATDFPVSNHLVSNIVPEMKTNPLYILATVEEPIENRLYTAIERVSKFGKLCRIFVYILRFVNRIKPARYEYRCKIVKQIETCETPASIDTTACEAEIARKLIVHVVQRDKFQKEITELKAGKCPKHLLTLQPYIDDYDLIRLSGRLEHAPISSEARNPLLLPKNEHVSSLIIRHIHLQNCHAGPRTTQAAVCQQYWIISARNQVRRIIHQCVICNRFCRTNLQQRMAPLPAERVTANRPFNLTGLDFAGPFSCKTSLLKRTQTTKGYLCIFVCLTTKATHLEFLSSMSVNNFIAALHRFIARRGAPHTLFSDNAKTFTSAARKMYELEKLLKTMPSEVKCFLSNYGINWKFIPPYAPHQGGIWEAAVKSAKTLLHRCIGDTALTYEEYDTIFVRIESILNSRPLTELSSEPAEAASVLTPGHFLIGRPLTAPPQPIETKELLVARRWRLTNQMTQYFWNRWSKEYLCTLINRTKWKTAERNLQLNDLVIIKSVNTSPLSWPLGRIIALHPGKDGLVRVVTIKCASGNIVRDIRKVHRII
- the LOC120351180 gene encoding uncharacterized protein LOC120351180 — its product is MAAIVNLEKVPNWRDKDVKIVLSVLNQDQYYKCDFICGQQSKCLLGLGQKEIKFAGFTKIESTGHVKRFRLEDGTSGDSAFEISIYKAIRRPMPLPSTGGYDEVDGPCNVRERNKPSVERYVTNNDYSRGERLLQLYILFNTED